The Temnothorax longispinosus isolate EJ_2023e chromosome 7, Tlon_JGU_v1, whole genome shotgun sequence genome contains a region encoding:
- the Cnn gene encoding uncharacterized protein Cnn isoform X4 gives MQDFTYAWIAFSPRYSIQSQNVPSTRTGGAWGPYNSFRNTNMPLQDITLSQTLPLTNGENTRAYGENSSEDKDGTTMARSGDGGGGGGGGVGYGRTMKEYEDELSNLKKENFQLKLRIYLLEEGNPARNGISSFSDEDVIKTNVELKEELEKLRKELMEKQVLLNQAARAFKLYEEQKAATSRTQDQYQQSLEKEREKVTKLERELAEYRERELDTSSYYKETFGITPEQALKNVEKLRQMEELVASLEAEVKQITGSLEEERNWAQELENERDQFRERLDTETRLREKQDNDRVRHIEELCDEVKELKDQLFKKNSIVQQYENDLAERDRLLKQKSTLLEERCQAYEEISQVSEKRKKQIIQLRASVKTRDDALTEINNKHRALLSQCENNYGKRSPPSSPSALVSLTNDYLSPFTGQKVSYVQSTTKHDGSYDCESSKERATSLSSPLGRDSKELKHLIKELEERDNKLKQHEDTRKQLILKLCNAQKQAENSEQKLKKLEVEYKKAIRAIQGFMEREKHRRDTDSHQERQIVELDSELRKRRNSHSPVSLKDLSVKNVDDIENDSCKQQRFEEMESKISDLRDQIETIKAEKNLLEKRTQVEFNEFQVRLLNKEQKIKVLEMEKQIVTEDLKNKTAQLDNLRHVDEMNGVDAVTTTNYRDDTLRREDLLEQLNQRNVEVEEKNRKIEQLTKELHATTQNLQMLINTELWSKNKEIAKLHNHMTASCSHDRNRNKPEIVQEVDSSLQLTNLIHELNEIGVKVNFTNDIVQLDYINGDETVDVKTLSESVQRLTSQRNDLEKEVDYLKWLKLVSKPDIAAEIDGCGNETERAKKYCELLRTHLKDLVKFMKEMLKNTDRADTIGNEHKKIVLDVLLSSKILSDDFVRALEGMSVEDGGAIVNDRIDGSVKRSRSDNVVETSKNQASQSDSETFSEPDRTVSMARIGLQEKQYKNLSRPRFTKYTKTRSDSEDSADYVPYHKTYQNDLDLDASHQIQELKETNNMLYSELSALRNDLNTKASFDCVIDEKLTPFITKLEKSQRFCEKLQVSLEKRIHEFHTLRKENKQNSVRKMQLEKKINDVEQMASEITKQKAEFLQYKENTDRKTTETLLILNKENESLRARIKQLEDETETAKTTISTLRKELDHLTLSHSQILVENTKLTNDKLRLEQDIRKMENRYDVTVRSLHDKFSKEVSQFWQLTNYSALGGRSKSSCSPDLGIESDAAVNTMRPLKDTLKITESMTNLLSDEDGSNHRDSNSESPLPIEGLEEVEALKQENEALKRRLMKTRKALEDTFEHLSASNKNKKNVEKAIIKQLMVTRSILKKTRTYDEPSDN, from the exons GTGAAAACACAAGAGCATATGGTGAAAATTCCTCCGAGGACAAAGACGGAACGACGATGGCGCGATCAGGAGATGGTGGAGGAGGCGGTGGAGGTGGAGTCGGTTACGGTAGAACCATGAAGGAGTACGAGGATGAATTGAGCAATCTGAAAAAGGAGAACTTCCAGCTTAAGTTGCGAATTTATCTGTTGGAGGAGGGAAACCCTGCAAGAAATGGCATCAGTAGTTTCTCCGACGAGGACGTAATCAAAACGAACGTAGAATTAAAG GAAGAGTTGGAGAAATTGAGGAAGGAATTGATGGAGAAGCAGGTCCTACTTAATCAGGCAGCTAGagcttttaaattatatgagGAACAGAAAGCAGCGACTTCTCGTACTCAAGATCAATATCAGCAATCGCTTGAAAAAGAACGAGAAAAAGTAACCAAGCTTGAAAGAG AATTAGCAGAGTATCGAGAAAGGGAACTAGATACATCCTCGTATTACAAGGAAACATTTGGCATCACTCCGGAACAGGcgttaaaaaatgtagaaaagtTGCGACAGATGGAAGAACTGGTGGCTTCCCTCGAAGCAGAG GTGAAACAGATAACCGGCAGTCTGGAAGAGGAGCGCAATTGGGCACAGGAACTTGAAAACGAGAGGGATCAGTTCAGAGAGCGATTAGACACGGAAACGCGGCTGCGGGAGAAGCAGGACAATGATCGAGTGCGACATATCGAGGAACTGTGCGATGAAGTGAAGGAGCTGAAGGACCAGTTATTCAAGAAGAATTCAATCGTGCAGCAATACGAGAACGATCTCGCCGAACGGGACAGATTGCTTAAACAGAAGAGCACATTGTTGGAAGAAAGGTGTCAGGCATATGAGGAGATCAGCCAGGTTTccgaaaaaaggaaaaagcaGATCATTCAATTGAGGGCATCTGTAAAAACACGCGATGACGCCCTCACAGAGATCAACAATAAGCATCGAGCGTTGTTATCACAG TGCGAAAATAATTATGGCAAGCGTTCGCCGCCTAGTAGTCCCTCAGCTTTAGTTTCGTTGACAAACGATTATCTATCACCATTTACGGGACAGAAAGTATCTTATGTACAAAGTACAACAAAGCATGATGGTTCTTATGATTGTGAATCGAGTAAAGAAAGAGCGACGAGTTTGAGTTCACCACTCGGCAGAGATTCCAAGGAACTCAAGCATCTTATAAAg GAACTGGAAGAGAGggacaataaattaaaacagcACGAAGATACTAGAAAGCAGTTGATATTAAAACTGTGCAACGCCCAGAAGCAGGCAGAAAATTCAgagcaaaaattgaaaaagctGGAGGTCGAGTATAAGAAGGCCATTAGAGCGATACAAGGCTTTATGGAGCGCGAGAAACACAGGCGAGATACGGATTCCCACCAAGAACGGCAGATCGTGGAACTAGATTCGGAGTTACGCAAGAGAAGAAACAGCCACAGTCCCGTCTCGTTGAAGGATCTCAGCGTTAAGAACGTGGACGATATTGAAAACGATTCCTGCAAACAG CAACGTTTCGAAGAAATGGAAAGCAAGATTAGCGACCTGCGAGACCAAATCGAGACAATAAAAGCTGAAAAGAATCTCCTGGAAAAACGGACGCAAGTCGAGTTTAAC gAATTCCAAGTTCGTCTTCTTAATAAGGAGCAAAAGATTAAGGTCCTGGAGATGGAGAAGCAGATTGTTACAGAAGATTTGAAAAACAAAACTGCTCAACTCGATAACCTCAGACATGTCGACGAGATGAACGGTGTGGATGCAGTTACCACCACCAACTATCGTGACGATACTCTGCGAAGGGAAGATCTGCTTGAGCAGTTGAATCAGCGAAACGTCGAGGTCGAGGAGAAGAATCGCAAGATTGAACAGTTGACGAAGGAATTGCATGCGACGACTCAGAATCTGCAGATGTTGATTAACACAGAACTCTGGAGCAAGAACAAGGAGATCGCCAAGCTGCACAATCATATGACAGCATCGTGTAGTCATGACAGGAACCGTAATAAGCCCGAGATTGTCCAGGAAGTTGATAGCAGCTTGCAGTTAACAAATCTGATTCACGAGTTGAATGAAATCGGTGTTAAAGTAAATTTCACGAACGACATTGTTCAACTCGATTACATTAACGGGGACGAAACGGTGGACGTGAAGACTTTAAGCGAGAGCGTTCAGAGGCTGACGAGTCAGCGAAATGATCTCGAAAAAGAAGTGGATTATCTCAAGTGGCTGAAGCTCGTGTCGAAGCCCGACATCGCCGCGGAAATCGATGGTTGTGGCAACGAGACGGAACGGGCGAAGAAGTACTGCGAGCTACTGCGCACGCATCTGAAGGACCTGGTGAAGTTCATGAAGGAGATGCTCAAGAATACCGATCGTGCGGACACTATTGGTAACGAGCACAAGAAGATCGTGCTCGATGTTCTGCTCAGCTCCAAAATACTGTCGGACGATTTTGTGCGCGCTCTTGAAGGTATGAGCGTGGAAGACGGTGGTGCGATCGTGAACGATAGGATCGATGGTTCCGTGAAAAGGAGTCGGTCCGACAACGTCGTGGAGACGTCGAAAAATCAGGCGTCGCAATCGGATTCAGAAACGTTCTCGGAACCCGATCGGACCGTCTCCATGGCCAGAATCGGTCTGCAGGAAAAGCAATACAAGAACCTGAGCCGTCCCAGATTCACGAAGTACACCAAGACCCGCAGCGACTCCGAGGACTCCGCGGATTATGTGCCTTATCATAAGACCTATCAGAACGACCTTGATCTGGACGCGAGCCACCAGATACAGGAGCTGAAGGAAACGAATAACATGTTGTATTCTGAACTTAGCGCTCTAAGGAATGACTTGAACACAAAAGCTTCTTTCGATTGT GTaatcgatgaaaaattaacGCCATTCATCACGAAGTTGGAGAAATCGCAAAGGTTTTGTGAAAAGTTACAAGTTTCTTTGGAAAAGAGGATACACGAGTTCCATACGTTGAGAAAGGAGAACAAGCAGAATAGCGTTCGCAAGATGCAATTGGAGAAAAAGATCAACGATGTCGAACAAATGGCGAGCGAAATTACCAAACAGAAAGCTGAATTTTTGCAGTACAAGGAAAACACCGATAGAAAGACTACGGAAACTCTTTTGATACTCAATAAAGAGAACGAATCG TTGCGAGCGAGAATTAAACAGCTAGAGGATGAAACGGAAACCGCCAAGACAACCATATCCACTCTTAGAAAAGAACTGGACCATCTCACTCTTTCGCATAGTCAAATACTCGTGGAGAATACCAAGTTGACGAACGACAAGTTAAGACTTGAGCAAGATATAAGGAAAATGGAAAATCGATATGACGTGACTGTTCGTTCGCTGCACGATAAATTCAGCAAAGAG GTCTCGCAATTTTGGCAACTGACGAATTACTCTGCACTCGGAGGACGCAGTAAATCCAGTTGTTCGCCAGATTTGGGGATAGAAAGCGACGCTGCCGTTAATACAATGAGACCTTTGAAAGACACATTAAAAATCACAGAATCTATGACTAACTTACTGAGCGACGAAGACGGTAGTAATCACAGAGATTCAAACAGTGAAAGTCCATTACCGATAGAAG GTCTTGAAGAGGTTGAAGCTTTGAAACAGGAGAATGAAGCATTAAAGCGAAGACTGATGAAAACTAGGAAAGCATTGGAGGATACGTTTGAGCACTTATCGGCCTCAAACAAGAAcaagaaaaatgttgaaaaggCGATAATAAAGCAACTTATGGTCACAAGAAGTATCCTCAAAAAGACGAGGACATACGACGAACCTTCGGACAACTAA
- the Cnn gene encoding uncharacterized protein Cnn isoform X2, whose product MTEFEETLAPTAEFDITNMPLQDITLSQTLPLTNGENTRAYGENSSEDKDGTTMARSGDGGGGGGGGVGYGRTMKEYEDELSNLKKENFQLKLRIYLLEEGNPARNGISSFSDEDVIKTNVELKEELEKLRKELMEKQVLLNQAARAFKLYEEQKAATSRTQDQYQQSLEKEREKVTKLERELAEYRERELDTSSYYKETFGITPEQALKNVEKLRQMEELVASLEAEVKQITGSLEEERNWAQELENERDQFRERLDTETRLREKQDNDRVRHIEELCDEVKELKDQLFKKNSIVQQYENDLAERDRLLKQKSTLLEERCQAYEEISQVSEKRKKQIIQLRASVKTRDDALTEINNKHRALLSQCENNYGKRSPPSSPSALVSLTNDYLSPFTGQKVSYVQSTTKHDGSYDCESSKERATSLSSPLGRDSKELKHLIKELEERDNKLKQHEDTRKQLILKLCNAQKQAENSEQKLKKLEVEYKKAIRAIQGFMEREKHRRDTDSHQERQIVELDSELRKRRNSHSPVSLKDLSVKNVDDIENDSCKQQRFEEMESKISDLRDQIETIKAEKNLLEKRTQVEFNEFQVRLLNKEQKIKVLEMEKQIVTEDLKNKTAQLDNLRHVDEMNGVDAVTTTNYRDDTLRREDLLEQLNQRNVEVEEKNRKIEQLTKELHATTQNLQMLINTELWSKNKEIAKLHNHMTASCSHDRNRNKPEIVQEVDSSLQLTNLIHELNEIGVKVNFTNDIVQLDYINGDETVDVKTLSESVQRLTSQRNDLEKEVDYLKWLKLVSKPDIAAEIDGCGNETERAKKYCELLRTHLKDLVKFMKEMLKNTDRADTIGNEHKKIVLDVLLSSKILSDDFVRALEGMSVEDGGAIVNDRIDGSVKRSRSDNVVETSKNQASQSDSETFSEPDRTVSMARIGLQEKQYKNLSRPRFTKYTKTRSDSEDSADYVPYHKTYQNDLDLDASHQIQELKETNNMLYSELSALRNDLNTKASFDCVIDEKLTPFITKLEKSQRFCEKLQVSLEKRIHEFHTLRKENKQNSVRKMQLEKKINDVEQMASEITKQKAEFLQYKENTDRKTTETLLILNKENESLRARIKQLEDETETAKTTISTLRKELDHLTLSHSQILVENTKLTNDKLRLEQDIRKMENRYDVTVRSLHDKFSKEICDLNQINESHRARVQELETANKEFRRHMAVCEASDSAASSSGVSSIPTDATLKQTCDILQEYQPYNVSQFWQLTNYSALGGRSKSSCSPDLGIESDAAVNTMRPLKDTLKITESMTNLLSDEDGSNHRDSNSESPLPIEGLEEVEALKQENEALKRRLMKTRKALEDTFEHLSASNKNKKNVEKAIIKQLMVTRSILKKTRTYDEPSDN is encoded by the exons GTGAAAACACAAGAGCATATGGTGAAAATTCCTCCGAGGACAAAGACGGAACGACGATGGCGCGATCAGGAGATGGTGGAGGAGGCGGTGGAGGTGGAGTCGGTTACGGTAGAACCATGAAGGAGTACGAGGATGAATTGAGCAATCTGAAAAAGGAGAACTTCCAGCTTAAGTTGCGAATTTATCTGTTGGAGGAGGGAAACCCTGCAAGAAATGGCATCAGTAGTTTCTCCGACGAGGACGTAATCAAAACGAACGTAGAATTAAAG GAAGAGTTGGAGAAATTGAGGAAGGAATTGATGGAGAAGCAGGTCCTACTTAATCAGGCAGCTAGagcttttaaattatatgagGAACAGAAAGCAGCGACTTCTCGTACTCAAGATCAATATCAGCAATCGCTTGAAAAAGAACGAGAAAAAGTAACCAAGCTTGAAAGAG AATTAGCAGAGTATCGAGAAAGGGAACTAGATACATCCTCGTATTACAAGGAAACATTTGGCATCACTCCGGAACAGGcgttaaaaaatgtagaaaagtTGCGACAGATGGAAGAACTGGTGGCTTCCCTCGAAGCAGAG GTGAAACAGATAACCGGCAGTCTGGAAGAGGAGCGCAATTGGGCACAGGAACTTGAAAACGAGAGGGATCAGTTCAGAGAGCGATTAGACACGGAAACGCGGCTGCGGGAGAAGCAGGACAATGATCGAGTGCGACATATCGAGGAACTGTGCGATGAAGTGAAGGAGCTGAAGGACCAGTTATTCAAGAAGAATTCAATCGTGCAGCAATACGAGAACGATCTCGCCGAACGGGACAGATTGCTTAAACAGAAGAGCACATTGTTGGAAGAAAGGTGTCAGGCATATGAGGAGATCAGCCAGGTTTccgaaaaaaggaaaaagcaGATCATTCAATTGAGGGCATCTGTAAAAACACGCGATGACGCCCTCACAGAGATCAACAATAAGCATCGAGCGTTGTTATCACAG TGCGAAAATAATTATGGCAAGCGTTCGCCGCCTAGTAGTCCCTCAGCTTTAGTTTCGTTGACAAACGATTATCTATCACCATTTACGGGACAGAAAGTATCTTATGTACAAAGTACAACAAAGCATGATGGTTCTTATGATTGTGAATCGAGTAAAGAAAGAGCGACGAGTTTGAGTTCACCACTCGGCAGAGATTCCAAGGAACTCAAGCATCTTATAAAg GAACTGGAAGAGAGggacaataaattaaaacagcACGAAGATACTAGAAAGCAGTTGATATTAAAACTGTGCAACGCCCAGAAGCAGGCAGAAAATTCAgagcaaaaattgaaaaagctGGAGGTCGAGTATAAGAAGGCCATTAGAGCGATACAAGGCTTTATGGAGCGCGAGAAACACAGGCGAGATACGGATTCCCACCAAGAACGGCAGATCGTGGAACTAGATTCGGAGTTACGCAAGAGAAGAAACAGCCACAGTCCCGTCTCGTTGAAGGATCTCAGCGTTAAGAACGTGGACGATATTGAAAACGATTCCTGCAAACAG CAACGTTTCGAAGAAATGGAAAGCAAGATTAGCGACCTGCGAGACCAAATCGAGACAATAAAAGCTGAAAAGAATCTCCTGGAAAAACGGACGCAAGTCGAGTTTAAC gAATTCCAAGTTCGTCTTCTTAATAAGGAGCAAAAGATTAAGGTCCTGGAGATGGAGAAGCAGATTGTTACAGAAGATTTGAAAAACAAAACTGCTCAACTCGATAACCTCAGACATGTCGACGAGATGAACGGTGTGGATGCAGTTACCACCACCAACTATCGTGACGATACTCTGCGAAGGGAAGATCTGCTTGAGCAGTTGAATCAGCGAAACGTCGAGGTCGAGGAGAAGAATCGCAAGATTGAACAGTTGACGAAGGAATTGCATGCGACGACTCAGAATCTGCAGATGTTGATTAACACAGAACTCTGGAGCAAGAACAAGGAGATCGCCAAGCTGCACAATCATATGACAGCATCGTGTAGTCATGACAGGAACCGTAATAAGCCCGAGATTGTCCAGGAAGTTGATAGCAGCTTGCAGTTAACAAATCTGATTCACGAGTTGAATGAAATCGGTGTTAAAGTAAATTTCACGAACGACATTGTTCAACTCGATTACATTAACGGGGACGAAACGGTGGACGTGAAGACTTTAAGCGAGAGCGTTCAGAGGCTGACGAGTCAGCGAAATGATCTCGAAAAAGAAGTGGATTATCTCAAGTGGCTGAAGCTCGTGTCGAAGCCCGACATCGCCGCGGAAATCGATGGTTGTGGCAACGAGACGGAACGGGCGAAGAAGTACTGCGAGCTACTGCGCACGCATCTGAAGGACCTGGTGAAGTTCATGAAGGAGATGCTCAAGAATACCGATCGTGCGGACACTATTGGTAACGAGCACAAGAAGATCGTGCTCGATGTTCTGCTCAGCTCCAAAATACTGTCGGACGATTTTGTGCGCGCTCTTGAAGGTATGAGCGTGGAAGACGGTGGTGCGATCGTGAACGATAGGATCGATGGTTCCGTGAAAAGGAGTCGGTCCGACAACGTCGTGGAGACGTCGAAAAATCAGGCGTCGCAATCGGATTCAGAAACGTTCTCGGAACCCGATCGGACCGTCTCCATGGCCAGAATCGGTCTGCAGGAAAAGCAATACAAGAACCTGAGCCGTCCCAGATTCACGAAGTACACCAAGACCCGCAGCGACTCCGAGGACTCCGCGGATTATGTGCCTTATCATAAGACCTATCAGAACGACCTTGATCTGGACGCGAGCCACCAGATACAGGAGCTGAAGGAAACGAATAACATGTTGTATTCTGAACTTAGCGCTCTAAGGAATGACTTGAACACAAAAGCTTCTTTCGATTGT GTaatcgatgaaaaattaacGCCATTCATCACGAAGTTGGAGAAATCGCAAAGGTTTTGTGAAAAGTTACAAGTTTCTTTGGAAAAGAGGATACACGAGTTCCATACGTTGAGAAAGGAGAACAAGCAGAATAGCGTTCGCAAGATGCAATTGGAGAAAAAGATCAACGATGTCGAACAAATGGCGAGCGAAATTACCAAACAGAAAGCTGAATTTTTGCAGTACAAGGAAAACACCGATAGAAAGACTACGGAAACTCTTTTGATACTCAATAAAGAGAACGAATCG TTGCGAGCGAGAATTAAACAGCTAGAGGATGAAACGGAAACCGCCAAGACAACCATATCCACTCTTAGAAAAGAACTGGACCATCTCACTCTTTCGCATAGTCAAATACTCGTGGAGAATACCAAGTTGACGAACGACAAGTTAAGACTTGAGCAAGATATAAGGAAAATGGAAAATCGATATGACGTGACTGTTCGTTCGCTGCACGATAAATTCAGCAAAGAG ATATGCGATCTCAATCAGATCAACGAATCGCATAGAGCAAGAGTGCAAGAACTCGAAACGGCGAATAAAGAATTCAGGAGACACATGGCGGTGTGCGAGGCTAGCGATTCGGCGGCGAGCTCGAGCGGCGTATCGTCGATACCTACGGACGCCACGCTCAAGCAAACTTGCGATATTCTGCAGGAATATCAACCTTATAAC GTCTCGCAATTTTGGCAACTGACGAATTACTCTGCACTCGGAGGACGCAGTAAATCCAGTTGTTCGCCAGATTTGGGGATAGAAAGCGACGCTGCCGTTAATACAATGAGACCTTTGAAAGACACATTAAAAATCACAGAATCTATGACTAACTTACTGAGCGACGAAGACGGTAGTAATCACAGAGATTCAAACAGTGAAAGTCCATTACCGATAGAAG GTCTTGAAGAGGTTGAAGCTTTGAAACAGGAGAATGAAGCATTAAAGCGAAGACTGATGAAAACTAGGAAAGCATTGGAGGATACGTTTGAGCACTTATCGGCCTCAAACAAGAAcaagaaaaatgttgaaaaggCGATAATAAAGCAACTTATGGTCACAAGAAGTATCCTCAAAAAGACGAGGACATACGACGAACCTTCGGACAACTAA